CTTCCATTGACGGTCAATAATGACGGTCGCACGTCCAGAATTGGACGAATACTCGCAAAAACGAAGTTCGATGAGCTCCCGCAATTCTATAACATCCTTCGGGGAGATATGGCCTTTGTCGGCCCGCGGCCAGAGAGCCTCGCTTTTGCCGACTGCTTCGACGACAAGCACCGGGCTATCTTGGACTATAGGCCTGGAATATTCGGTCCGAGCCAGGCAGCGTTTCGCAATGAGGCCAGCCTGTACCCCGTGAATACCGACCTGATCAAGGTTTATCGAGAAGTGATCTTCCCGCTGAAGGCCTGTCTCGATCTCGAATATTACCCGCGTAAGACCATGCTCAAGGACCTAGTGTGGATCGTTCGCGGAGTCATGGCGGTGGCCGGCCTCCATCCAACATTGACCAAGCTTCCGACGCAACTGCCCACGCTGCGGACCAGCCAGACGCCTGTGACGG
The nucleotide sequence above comes from Ensifer adhaerens. Encoded proteins:
- a CDS encoding sugar transferase: MRHDDRPPARLIGWIARSLDVLFAAVCLAVLSPVMLLIAVAIIAESGRPVFFSQVRLGQGGRHFRIYKFRKFRADCSPVGLPLTVNNDGRTSRIGRILAKTKFDELPQFYNILRGDMAFVGPRPESLAFADCFDDKHRAILDYRPGIFGPSQAAFRNEASLYPVNTDLIKVYREVIFPLKACLDLEYYPRKTMLKDLVWIVRGVMAVAGLHPTLTKLPTQLPTLRTSQTPVTEGALSPPSSWSHARRMQL